AGTTAGATTCTGCCTTATTGGCGACTTTTGGCGATGCCTTTGCCCTTGTGGATGGTAGGGATTTAGGCAATTACGAGAGCAAACTTTTTGAAAAAAGAGTGTCCTATACGATTGTCTAAAGGCATGAAATTTAGGAATATTCCTTGATAGCGGGCTTTCCTTTTTAGGGAGAGTTTGCAAAAAGGGTTTAAAGGGTTGTCTTTATGCGAGAATTTTTTAAGAAACTTGGCACAGAATACGCTTCCAAGCTGTTTTTAATTTATTGGCTTAGATGGATGTTGAGTGCGTTGGTGATGCTGCCTTTTATGGAGATTTTTTATTATTTTAATTTTCCGTTGTGGCTCAATCTTTTCTTGGGGCAAACCATTGGAGCGGTGATTTTTTTCAAGCTGGATAAGTTGATTTTTTCTAAAAAATGACTTTATAAGCTCAAAAAGCCACTAAGCTTTTCTTAAGCTTTTGTATTTTCCTAAGCTTTTTTGAGGAATTCAGATTTTAAAGACAGGTTCTGCCCTTCTATTTTACAATCCACATTGTGATCGCTATTGACAAGCTTGATATTTTTGATTTTGGTGCCTTTTTTAAGCACTAAAGATGAACCTTTAACCTTTAAATCCTTAATGAGAATGACCGAGTCCCCATTTTGTAAAAGATTATTGTGGCAATCTTTAACGATCAATTCTTCATCATTAGCTTCATTTTTATTCCATTCATACAAACAGCTAGGGCAAATTAGTTGCACGCCATCATGGTAGGTGTAGGCGTCGTTGCATTTAGGGCATGGGGGTAAATCTTGCATGATAATCGTCCTTATTGTGGTATCAGGTTGATGATATTACCTAAATCAAGGTTATAAAACGCTTTATTTTGACAAGTATCAACCCCCTAAGATCGCATGACGAAAAATTACCACCTGCTTAGTGCAAGCTATTTAATATTTTAAAAAATTCTTTTAGCTTTTTTAATGTTATCAATTTAAATTTTTTCTAGTTAGTATTCAAAAAGCTCTTTTTAAAAATAGGTTACTAAATGTTACCAATAAGTTAAAATTTGTTAAAATAATCATAATAATTAAAGATTTTAACCACTGTTGTAGAAAAATAACAAGAGGGTTTGTAAAAACTCCCATTAAAAACAAGGAGCAAAAAAGATGAAAAAAGCGGGCTTTCTTTTTTTAGCGGTGGTAGCTATCGCTGTTATGAGTTTAAACGCTAAAGATCCGAATGTGTTGCGTAAGATTGTTTTTGAGAAATGTTTGCCCAATTATGAGAAAAATCAAAATCCTTCGCCATGCATAGAAGTCAAACCCGATGCCGGCTATGTGGTTTTAAAAGATATTAACGGCCCGTTGCAATATTTGTTGATGCCAACAACTCACATTAGCGGTATTGAAAGCCCTTTGCTGCTTGATCCCTCTACGCCTAACTTTTTTTATTTATCCTGGCAAGCGCGCGATTTTATGAGTAAAAAATACGGCAAACCTATTCCTGATTATGCGATTTCTTTGACGATCAACTCTAAAAAAGGGCGATCGCAAAACCATTTTCACATCCATATCTCTTGCATTAGCCTTGATGCGCGCAAACAGCTGGATAATAATTTAAAAAAAATCAACAGCCGTTGGTCGCCATTATCAGGGGGCTTGAATGGGCATAAATATTTGGCGCGTCGGGTAACAGAGAGCGAACTAGCGCAAAAAAGCCCGTTTGTCATGCTTAATAAAGAAGTGCCTAATGCGCACAAACGCATGGGAGACTATGGCTTGGCGGTGGTGCAACAAAGCGATAACTCCTTTGTTTTGCTAGCGACACAATTTAACCCATTGACTTTAAATCGCGCTTCAGCCGAAGAGATTCAAGATCATGAATGCGCGATTTTGCGTTAAGGTGGGTTAGATTTTGAGCGATGACCTTTAAAAAGCGTTGTGGGGGTAGTGTTACAAAACTCCCTATCCCCTTATGAATTTGACCGATCTTTTTGATTAACAAAACTTTAAAATCCGCAACCAATCATTCTAAAAAGCTATTTAGGAACAACTTTTGCTTTATTTTGCATAGATTGAATTTCTTTAAATTAAAGGATAACCATGCTTAGGTCTTTATGGTCTGGTGTCAATGGGATGCAAGCCCACCAAATCGCTTTGGATATTGAGAGTAACAATATTGCGAACGTGAATACCACTGGGTTTAAATATTCTAGGGCTTCTTTTGTGGATATGCTCTCTCAAGTCAAACTCATCGCTACTGCGCCCTATAAAAACGGGTTAGCAGGGCAGAATGACTTTTCTGTGGGGCTTGGGGTAGGCGTGGATGCGACGACTAAAATCTTTTCACAAGGCAATATCCAAAACACAGATGTTAAAACCGATCTAGCGATTCAAGGCGATGGCTTTTTTATTATTAGCCCTGATAGGGGGATCACGCGCAATTTCACTAGAGATGGGGAGTTTCTTTTTGACTCGCAAGGGAGTTTGGTTACCACCGGCGGGCTTGTGGTGCAAGGGTGGGTGAGAAACGGGAGCGATACCGGCAATAAAGGGAGCGATACAGACGCTTTAAAAGTGGATAACACAGGCCCTTTAGAAAACATTAGAATTGATCCAGGAATGGTGATGCCAGCCAGAGCGAGTAACCGCATTTCTATGAGGGCGAATTTAAACGCTGGAAGGCATGCCGATCAAACAGCGGCGATATTCGCTTTGGATTCTTCAGCCAAAACCCCTTCAGATGGCATTAATCCGGTGTATGATTCAGGCACGAATCTTGCTCAAGTCGCCGAAGACATGGGATCTTTATACAATGAAGATGGCGACGCTCTTTTATTGAATGAAAACCAAGGGATTTGGGTGAGCTATAAGAGCGCGAAAATGGTCAAAGACATCCTCCCTTCTGCAGAAAACAGCACGCTTGAATTGAATGGGGTTAAGATTTCTTTCACGAACGATTCAGCGGTGAGCCGGACTTCAAGCTTAGTAGCGGCTAAAAATGCGATCAATGCGGTCAAAAGCCAAACAGGCATTGAAGCTTATTTGGACGGCAAGCAATTGCGTTTGGAAAACACCAATGAATTGGACGGCGATGAAAAGCTTAAAAACATTGTGGTTACTCAAGCCGGGACCGGGGCGTTCGCTAACTTTTTAGACGGCGATAAAGATGTAACGGCTTTCAAATACAGCTACACGCATTCTATCAGCCCTAATGCGGATATTGGGCAGTTTAGGACCACTGAAGACTTGCGCGCCTTAATCCAGCATGACGCTAATATCGTTAAAGATCCTAGTTTAGCGGACAATTACCAAGACTCAGCCGCTTCTATAGGGGTTACAATCAACCAATACGGCATGTTTGAAATCAATAATAAAGACAATAAAAATGTCATTAAAGAAAATCTTAATATCTTTGTGAGCGGGTATTCTTCAGACAGCGTAACGAACAATGTTTTGTTTAAAAACGCCATGAAAGGGCTTAATACCGCTTCTTTAATTGAAGGGGGAGCGTCAGCGAGCAGTTCTAAATTCACCCACGCTACCCATGCGACAAGCATTGATGTGATAGACAGCTTAGGCACTAAACACGCCATGCGCATTGAGTTTTATAGGAGTGGGGGAGCGGAATGGAATTTTAGAGTGATCGTGCCTGAGCCTGGGGAATTAGTAGGGGGGTCAGCGGCTAGGCCTAATGTGTTTGAAGGAGGCCGTTTGCATTTTAATAACGATGGATCGCTTGCAGGCATGAACCCGCCTCTTTTGCAATTTGACCCTAAAAATGGCGCTGATGCCCCCCAACGCATCAATTTAGCCTTTGGTTCTTCAGGGAGCTTTGATGGGCTAACGAGCGTGGATAAGATTTCTGAAACTTATGCGATTGAACAAAACGGCTATCAAGCAGGCGATTTGATGGATGTCCGCTTTGATTCAGACGGGGTGCTTTTAGGAGCGTTCAGTAATGGCAGGACTTTAGCGCTCGCTCAAGTGGCTTTAGCGAATTTCGCTAACGATGCGGGCTTACAGGCTTTAGGCGGGAATGTCTTTTCTCAAACCGGAAACTCAGGGCAAGCCTTAATCGGTGCGGCTAATACGGGGCGTAGGGGTTCAATTTCAGGATCTAAACTAGAGTCTAGTAATGTGGATTTGAGCCGGAGTTTAACGAATTTGATTGTGGTTCAAAGGGGGTTTCAAGCGAACTCTAAAGCGGTAACCACATCCGATCAAATCCTTAATACCCTATTGAATCTTAAGCAATAAACCAAAGGATTACTCTAATACAATATAATAGGGTCTAATTTAAAGATTAAGGTTTAGTATGCATGAATACTCGGTCGTTTCTTCTTTAATCGCTCTTTGCGAAGAGCATGCGAAGAAAAATCAAGCCCATAAGATTGAAAGAGTCGTGGTCGGTATTGGCGAAAGAAGCGCTATGGATAAGAGCTTGTTTGTGAGCGCGTTTGAGACTTTTAGAGAAGAATCTTTGGTGTGTAAAGACGCTATTTTAGACATTGTAGATGAAAAGGTTGAATTAGAGTGTAGGGATTGTTCGCATGTTTTTAAGCCTAACGCCCTAGATTATGGGGTGTGTGAGAAATGCCACAGCAAGAATGTCGTTATCACTCAAGGCAATGAAATGCGTTTGTTGTCTTTAGAAATGTTAGCGGAATAAAAACCGATGCAAGAAGAATTGAGTGCTTACCAGCAAGAAATTGAAGACACTAGAGGAGTTTTAAAAAAAATCCGTTTGGAATTGAAGCAAGTCCAAGAAATCTTGCGTAAGAAAAAGAACACTTTAAAAGGTTTGAAGCAAGAAATCTATCAAAAAAAATTAGAAAAAGAAAACTCCCACTTAAACAAAGAAGCGCAAAATACAGGAGAGGATGTAATTTTCCCTAAAGCCCTTGAAGAAGTGGAGGTTTTCACTAGTGATAATCAGGTTATCATGGCAAAACCAAGCAAGCGCGTGTTTGATGAAGGGATTTACTTGCAATACCGCAGCGTTTTGCGCGAAAACAGGCTTTTAAAAAACCATCTCTCTAAGAAAGATTTTGAAAATTCGTTGCTCAAAATTGAATTGAGGGATTTGCACAAAGAAATCAAGCTCTATCAAGTCCAAAACCTTTTGAAGGACAAATAATGCCCACGATTTTAGTGAGCGCTTTAGAAGCGAGCTCTAATATGCATTTAGAG
This DNA window, taken from Helicobacter pylori, encodes the following:
- the hypA gene encoding hydrogenase/urease nickel incorporation protein HypA is translated as MHEYSVVSSLIALCEEHAKKNQAHKIERVVVGIGERSAMDKSLFVSAFETFREESLVCKDAILDIVDEKVELECRDCSHVFKPNALDYGVCEKCHSKNVVITQGNEMRLLSLEMLAE
- the mua gene encoding nickel-binding protein Mua, with product MQEELSAYQQEIEDTRGVLKKIRLELKQVQEILRKKKNTLKGLKQEIYQKKLEKENSHLNKEAQNTGEDVIFPKALEEVEVFTSDNQVIMAKPSKRVFDEGIYLQYRSVLRENRLLKNHLSKKDFENSLLKIELRDLHKEIKLYQVQNLLKDK
- the flgE gene encoding flagellar hook protein FlgE, encoding MLRSLWSGVNGMQAHQIALDIESNNIANVNTTGFKYSRASFVDMLSQVKLIATAPYKNGLAGQNDFSVGLGVGVDATTKIFSQGNIQNTDVKTDLAIQGDGFFIISPDRGITRNFTRDGEFLFDSQGSLVTTGGLVVQGWVRNGSDTGNKGSDTDALKVDNTGPLENIRIDPGMVMPARASNRISMRANLNAGRHADQTAAIFALDSSAKTPSDGINPVYDSGTNLAQVAEDMGSLYNEDGDALLLNENQGIWVSYKSAKMVKDILPSAENSTLELNGVKISFTNDSAVSRTSSLVAAKNAINAVKSQTGIEAYLDGKQLRLENTNELDGDEKLKNIVVTQAGTGAFANFLDGDKDVTAFKYSYTHSISPNADIGQFRTTEDLRALIQHDANIVKDPSLADNYQDSAASIGVTINQYGMFEINNKDNKNVIKENLNIFVSGYSSDSVTNNVLFKNAMKGLNTASLIEGGASASSSKFTHATHATSIDVIDSLGTKHAMRIEFYRSGGAEWNFRVIVPEPGELVGGSAARPNVFEGGRLHFNNDGSLAGMNPPLLQFDPKNGADAPQRINLAFGSSGSFDGLTSVDKISETYAIEQNGYQAGDLMDVRFDSDGVLLGAFSNGRTLALAQVALANFANDAGLQALGGNVFSQTGNSGQALIGAANTGRRGSISGSKLESSNVDLSRSLTNLIVVQRGFQANSKAVTTSDQILNTLLNLKQ
- a CDS encoding zinc ribbon domain-containing protein YjdM, translated to MQDLPPCPKCNDAYTYHDGVQLICPSCLYEWNKNEANDEELIVKDCHNNLLQNGDSVILIKDLKVKGSSLVLKKGTKIKNIKLVNSDHNVDCKIEGQNLSLKSEFLKKA